Proteins from one Coregonus clupeaformis isolate EN_2021a chromosome 29, ASM2061545v1, whole genome shotgun sequence genomic window:
- the LOC121544327 gene encoding uncharacterized protein C14orf132: MDLSFMAAQIPVMTGAFMDSSPNDNYSADHSLFNSSASVHAASAAASAQAQQDDQSSSSDAIWLWIAIIATIGNIVVVGVVYAFTF, translated from the coding sequence atCCCAGTCATGACAGGGGCCTTCATGGACTCCTCACCCAATGACAACTACAGTGCCGACCATTCGCTCTTCAACTCCTCGGCCAGCGTCCACGCTGCCTCCGCAGCTGCCTCAGCCCAGGCCCAGCAGGACGACCAGTCCTCGTCCAGTGACGCCATCTGGCTCTGGATTGCCATCATCGCTACTATCGGCAACATCGTGGTGGTGGGAGTGGTCTACGCATTCACGTTCTGA